In a genomic window of Mucilaginibacter sp. KACC 22063:
- the amaB gene encoding L-piperidine-6-carboxylate dehydrogenase, with amino-acid sequence MNFDIKSVLQHFNINEINDAFSTGEASGSSAGAFLKDIISPVDGQKIAAVKFATADDLNNIADKATKAFTSWRTLPAPKRGEIVRQIGNALRDNKDQLGRLVSYEMGKSLQEGWGEVQEMIDICDFAVGISRQLYGLTMHSERPGHRMYEQYHPLGVVGIISAFNFPVAVWSWNAMLAWVCGNTCIWKPSEKTPLTALACQHIIQKVFAANNIAEGVSCLIIGDRNIGEQMAADSRIALISATGSTRMGKAVATTVAQRLGKCLLELGGNNAIIITENADMNIALTGAVFGAVGTAGQRCTSTRRLIIHESIYDQFKQKLVNAYQQVRIGNPLDENNHMGPLIDRDAVNSYLSSIEQCKAQGGNFIVEGGVLKGDEYASGCYVKPCIAEVENHFDIVQHETFAPILYLIRYSNIDEAIALQNNVPQGLSSSIMTNNLREAEQFLSFAGSDCGIANVNIGTSGAEIGGAFGGEKETGGGRESGSDAWKAYMRRQTNTINYSSQLPLAQGIKFDL; translated from the coding sequence ATGAATTTCGATATCAAATCTGTACTGCAACATTTCAATATAAACGAAATTAACGATGCTTTTAGTACAGGCGAAGCCTCTGGCAGTAGTGCTGGCGCGTTTTTGAAGGATATTATCTCCCCTGTTGACGGTCAGAAAATTGCTGCTGTAAAGTTTGCCACTGCTGACGATTTAAATAACATAGCCGACAAAGCTACGAAAGCTTTTACAAGTTGGCGAACTTTGCCTGCACCTAAACGCGGTGAGATTGTACGTCAGATTGGTAATGCACTTCGCGACAATAAAGATCAACTGGGCAGGTTGGTATCTTACGAAATGGGTAAAAGCCTGCAAGAAGGCTGGGGCGAAGTGCAGGAAATGATTGACATCTGTGATTTTGCGGTAGGCATCAGCCGCCAGCTTTATGGCTTAACCATGCACTCTGAGCGGCCGGGGCACCGCATGTACGAGCAGTATCATCCATTAGGTGTTGTCGGTATTATATCTGCCTTTAATTTCCCGGTAGCCGTTTGGAGCTGGAACGCCATGCTGGCATGGGTTTGTGGTAATACCTGCATCTGGAAACCTTCTGAAAAAACACCTTTAACCGCACTGGCTTGTCAGCATATCATTCAAAAAGTATTTGCAGCCAATAACATTGCAGAAGGCGTATCATGTCTGATCATTGGCGACCGTAATATCGGCGAGCAAATGGCAGCAGACTCCCGTATTGCTTTGATCTCTGCAACAGGGTCGACCCGCATGGGTAAGGCAGTTGCAACCACCGTAGCACAACGCCTTGGCAAATGCCTGTTAGAGCTTGGCGGTAATAACGCCATTATCATTACAGAAAATGCCGATATGAACATTGCGCTTACCGGTGCCGTGTTCGGTGCGGTAGGCACAGCTGGGCAGCGTTGCACTTCTACCCGCAGGCTGATTATTCATGAAAGTATTTACGACCAGTTTAAACAGAAACTGGTAAATGCATATCAGCAGGTACGCATAGGCAATCCACTGGATGAAAACAACCACATGGGCCCGCTTATTGACCGCGATGCCGTTAACAGTTATCTTAGTAGTATTGAGCAATGCAAAGCACAAGGCGGTAATTTTATAGTAGAGGGCGGTGTGCTTAAAGGCGATGAATACGCTTCCGGCTGTTATGTTAAACCTTGTATTGCCGAGGTAGAAAACCACTTTGACATTGTACAGCACGAAACCTTTGCCCCTATCCTTTATCTGATCAGATACAGCAATATTGATGAAGCAATAGCGTTACAAAACAACGTTCCGCAAGGCTTGTCATCGTCTATCATGACGAATAATTTGCGCGAAGCCGAACAATTTTTATCGTTTGCAGGTTCTGATTGCGGGATTGCTAACGTTAATATAGGCACTTCGGGTGCCGAAATTGGCGGGGCGTTTGGCGGCGAAAAAGAAACAGGCGGAGGCCGCGAAAGTGGATCAGATGCATGGAAAGCTTATATGCGCCGTCAGACAAACACAATTAATTATTCATCCCAGCTGCCATTGGCTCAGGGAATTAAATTTGATTTATAA
- a CDS encoding S8 family serine peptidase → MKYMLRLTIAYTFITLFTGFGAIAQSTVATKPLPTNWFSLDLKTDGYYGISLNQAYQYVKGKKSKPVVVAIIDSGVDTLQKDLQSILWVNPREKKGNGKDDDNNGYVDDIHGWNFIGGPNGKCDCKETSEEVREYERLKGKYLNATASTATDTKEYNYWLHVKHLRDSTVGKADTELKQLTPIMGALVETSTLIKRKLKLGADQTFTLADVNRMQATNDTLRDLKFLWTTAFNGSTSSTNAKIIKDYSEYMAKLNNDVNPDLDMRHNTVGDNPDELNDKPFGNNSLKLGDMFHGTMVAGFVGAIRNNGYGINGVADNVRIMALAAAPDGDEYDKDVANAIRYAVDNGAKIINMSFGKKLSPHKQWVDDAMKYAAAHDVLLVQASGNDNQDVDATPDFPNDIFLDGSSTDADNLINVGASGPHKDQSLAADFSNYGQKNVDVFAPGVQVTSVTLNGDTQTEDGTSFSSPITAGVAALVLEYYPDLSARQLKQVIIQSAKPLTGFKVNKPGTKQLVDFTTLSKSGGIVNAYEALTIASKMKGERKR, encoded by the coding sequence ATGAAATACATGCTGCGATTGACCATCGCCTATACCTTTATTACCTTATTTACAGGCTTTGGTGCAATAGCACAGTCTACAGTTGCTACAAAACCGCTGCCAACCAACTGGTTTTCTCTTGACCTGAAAACCGATGGCTATTATGGCATCAGTTTAAATCAGGCTTACCAGTACGTTAAAGGCAAAAAAAGCAAACCTGTTGTGGTTGCCATTATCGATAGCGGGGTTGATACGCTGCAAAAAGACCTGCAATCTATTTTATGGGTTAACCCGCGCGAGAAAAAAGGCAACGGTAAAGATGATGATAACAACGGCTATGTAGACGATATACATGGCTGGAACTTTATTGGCGGCCCTAATGGTAAATGCGACTGTAAGGAGACCTCTGAAGAGGTGCGCGAGTATGAGCGCCTGAAAGGGAAGTACCTTAATGCAACTGCATCAACCGCTACTGATACTAAAGAATATAATTACTGGCTGCATGTGAAGCACCTGCGCGATTCAACCGTTGGCAAAGCCGATACCGAGCTTAAACAGCTTACCCCTATCATGGGTGCTTTAGTTGAAACCAGCACACTCATCAAAAGAAAACTAAAACTGGGTGCCGACCAAACTTTTACCCTTGCTGATGTAAACCGCATGCAGGCTACCAATGATACATTGCGTGATCTCAAATTTTTGTGGACTACCGCATTTAACGGCAGCACGTCTTCGACCAATGCAAAGATCATCAAGGATTATTCGGAGTACATGGCCAAGCTTAACAATGATGTTAACCCTGACCTGGACATGCGCCATAACACCGTTGGAGACAACCCGGATGAATTAAACGACAAACCTTTTGGTAACAACAGCCTTAAATTGGGCGATATGTTTCACGGCACTATGGTGGCCGGCTTTGTAGGCGCCATACGCAACAACGGTTATGGCATAAATGGTGTGGCCGATAATGTACGTATTATGGCGCTGGCCGCAGCACCGGATGGCGATGAATATGATAAAGACGTGGCCAACGCTATTCGTTACGCAGTTGACAATGGTGCGAAGATCATTAACATGAGTTTCGGCAAAAAACTGTCGCCGCATAAACAATGGGTTGATGATGCCATGAAATACGCCGCTGCACATGATGTGCTTCTGGTACAGGCATCGGGCAATGACAATCAGGATGTGGATGCCACGCCTGATTTTCCTAACGATATTTTCCTCGACGGTTCTTCTACCGATGCGGATAACCTGATCAATGTAGGGGCATCGGGGCCGCATAAGGATCAATCCTTAGCCGCTGATTTCAGCAATTACGGTCAAAAAAATGTAGATGTATTTGCACCCGGCGTTCAGGTAACATCGGTAACCCTTAATGGAGATACACAAACCGAAGACGGCACCAGCTTTTCTTCGCCAATTACGGCCGGTGTTGCAGCGTTGGTATTAGAGTATTATCCCGACTTGAGCGCACGCCAGTTGAAACAAGTGATTATACAATCGGCAAAGCCATTAACCGGCTTTAAAGTAAATAAGCCTGGTACTAAACAACTCGTTGATTTTACTACGCTTAGTAAATCCGGAGGTATCGTAAATGCTTACGAAGCTTTAACCATAGCCTCGAAAATGAAAGGTGAGCGCAAACGTTAA
- a CDS encoding zinc metallopeptidase, giving the protein MTHLSLILAYINFSSAWILMIVIGLISLFVQSRFRSKFQQYAEMGLTSGLTGAEVAEKMLRANNIYDVQVISVDGQLTDHYNPENKTVNLSQDVYYSRSVAAAAVAAHECGHAVQHAKAYSWLTLRSAIVPVINIASKLVQWTLMIGVMLLLFANNPFLLVIGIAALALVTLFSFITLPVEFDASRRALAWLDNNYNVMQTRQEHEQAKDALWWAAMTYVVAALGSLATLLYYVSFLNNRRN; this is encoded by the coding sequence ATGACTCATTTATCATTGATATTAGCATATATAAACTTCTCGTCCGCATGGATCTTAATGATCGTGATCGGGTTGATCAGTTTATTTGTACAATCGCGCTTCCGGAGCAAATTTCAGCAGTACGCCGAAATGGGATTAACATCCGGCCTTACCGGTGCAGAAGTTGCAGAGAAAATGCTGCGCGCTAACAACATTTACGATGTGCAGGTAATTTCTGTTGACGGTCAGCTTACCGACCACTACAACCCTGAAAACAAGACGGTAAACTTAAGCCAGGATGTATATTACAGCCGTAGTGTGGCTGCTGCAGCTGTTGCCGCGCACGAATGTGGCCACGCCGTACAACATGCAAAGGCTTATAGCTGGCTAACCTTACGTTCAGCTATTGTCCCTGTGATTAATATTGCATCAAAGCTGGTGCAATGGACTTTAATGATCGGCGTAATGCTGTTATTATTTGCCAATAATCCGTTTTTATTGGTGATAGGAATAGCCGCATTAGCATTAGTAACCCTATTTAGCTTTATTACGCTACCGGTGGAATTTGATGCCAGCCGCCGCGCTTTGGCCTGGCTTGATAACAATTACAACGTAATGCAAACCCGCCAGGAACATGAACAGGCAAAGGATGCTTTATGGTGGGCAGCCATGACTTATGTGGTTGCAGCATTGGGCTCATTAGCTACGCTTTTATATTATGTTTCCTTCCTGAACAACAGAAGAAACTAA
- a CDS encoding MBL fold metallo-hydrolase, whose product MAKIKIFPNNPYQENTVILYDNTGECAIIDPGMSNGAEQNMVVKFIADNNLKPVLLLNTHCHIDHVLGNKFVFDQYGLKPQFNKDELVVFEAVPAWAQQSGMRYELSPLPDHFLPETGTVLFGETTLELIFAPGHSPGHLCFYDRESNFLVGGDVLFRHSVGRTDLPGGNHQQLIKNIEEKLFTLPDSCTVYPGHGPETSIGYEKINNPFF is encoded by the coding sequence ATGGCCAAAATCAAAATATTTCCAAATAACCCATACCAGGAAAATACCGTTATCCTTTACGATAACACCGGCGAATGCGCAATCATTGATCCCGGCATGTCCAACGGTGCTGAACAAAATATGGTAGTAAAATTTATAGCCGATAATAACTTAAAACCGGTATTACTTTTAAATACCCATTGCCATATTGACCATGTGCTGGGCAATAAATTTGTGTTTGATCAGTACGGATTAAAGCCACAGTTTAACAAAGACGAACTGGTAGTTTTTGAAGCTGTACCTGCATGGGCGCAGCAATCCGGCATGAGGTATGAACTATCGCCCCTGCCTGATCATTTTCTGCCAGAGACCGGAACGGTATTATTTGGTGAAACCACGTTGGAATTAATCTTCGCGCCAGGCCATTCGCCGGGGCACCTCTGTTTTTATGACCGCGAAAGCAATTTCCTTGTTGGCGGCGACGTTCTGTTCAGGCACAGCGTTGGGCGAACTGATTTGCCTGGAGGCAATCATCAGCAACTGATCAAAAACATCGAAGAAAAACTTTTTACCCTGCCCGATAGTTGCACGGTATATCCCGGCCACGGCCCTGAAACAAGCATTGGATATGAAAAGATAAATAATCCGTTCTTTTAA
- a CDS encoding ABC transporter permease — MNTSIYIARRYLFSRKKMHAINIISGISMLGVFIGSAALIIILSVFNGLEHVILSLYNNFTPEIKIEPKLGKTFEPNNTVFNQAHRDPKLVSYIEVLQEKALLRYGDRQFIANMKGVSNDFLNNKQLDSTILHGSFTLNSGGQNMAVIGASVQGSLGVNVYDRLTALQVYSPNRKASLNSINPADEFTVKYIYPSGVFSLQQDFDDMVIVPIGFMRGLLDEPTAVSSIELNYKRGTNIKAVQDDLKEKLGEKNYTIKNRYEQNTLLYKILHSEKWAVFVILSFVLVIAIFNIVGSLTMLVIDKKKDIAILTSLGANKGLIQGIFFFEGMLISMFGCIAGIIAGFTFGFLQQKYGFISMGAGLTVVDAYPVQFKVTDFILVFLTVTGIAVIASGISARLSVKGLDEIKQDL, encoded by the coding sequence TTGAACACCTCCATTTACATAGCCCGCCGATATCTTTTCTCCAGAAAGAAGATGCATGCCATCAACATCATTTCGGGGATATCTATGCTTGGTGTGTTTATTGGTAGTGCAGCGCTAATCATCATCCTATCCGTATTTAACGGATTAGAGCATGTGATACTTTCTTTGTATAACAACTTTACGCCTGAAATTAAGATTGAGCCGAAGCTGGGCAAAACCTTCGAGCCTAATAATACTGTTTTTAACCAGGCCCACCGCGATCCAAAACTGGTATCCTATATTGAAGTTTTGCAGGAAAAAGCTTTGCTGCGTTACGGCGACAGGCAGTTTATTGCCAACATGAAAGGTGTAAGCAACGATTTTTTAAATAATAAACAACTGGACAGCACCATACTTCACGGCTCATTTACATTAAACTCGGGCGGGCAAAATATGGCAGTTATCGGCGCATCGGTACAAGGCAGCCTTGGTGTAAATGTTTACGACAGGCTAACTGCTTTGCAGGTTTATTCCCCTAACAGAAAGGCCTCACTTAACAGCATTAACCCAGCCGATGAGTTTACTGTAAAATATATTTACCCATCGGGCGTATTTAGTTTGCAGCAGGATTTTGACGATATGGTAATTGTGCCTATTGGATTTATGCGAGGCTTGTTGGATGAACCTACCGCGGTATCGTCCATCGAATTAAACTATAAGCGCGGAACCAATATCAAAGCCGTTCAGGATGATTTAAAAGAGAAACTTGGCGAAAAGAATTACACTATTAAAAACCGCTACGAACAAAATACGTTGCTCTATAAAATTCTGCACTCCGAAAAATGGGCAGTATTTGTGATATTAAGTTTTGTACTGGTAATTGCTATATTTAATATTGTTGGCTCACTCACCATGCTTGTAATTGATAAAAAGAAAGACATTGCCATCCTGACCAGCCTTGGCGCAAACAAAGGCTTGATACAGGGTATTTTCTTTTTCGAAGGCATGCTGATCTCCATGTTTGGATGCATTGCGGGCATTATTGCCGGTTTTACATTTGGTTTCCTTCAGCAGAAATATGGGTTTATCAGCATGGGAGCTGGCTTAACAGTTGTTGATGCGTATCCGGTACAGTTTAAGGTCACCGATTTTATATTAGTTTTTTTAACAGTAACAGGTATCGCTGTAATTGCATCGGGTATTAGTGCACGGTTAAGTGTGAAAGGACTCGATGAAATTAAACAGGATTTATAA
- the rbfA gene encoding 30S ribosome-binding factor RbfA, which translates to MESKRQQKFAGVIQQDLAAIFQREGMNFLPNTLVTITKVRVTPDLAIARVFLSFFNNTNTAAALSTVKQHSSEIRYKLGARIKDQVRIIPQLEFFVDDTNEYVERMDALFDKISKEPRQPDTEDGE; encoded by the coding sequence ATGGAATCTAAACGCCAACAAAAGTTCGCCGGTGTCATACAACAAGACCTGGCAGCTATATTTCAGCGGGAAGGCATGAACTTTCTGCCAAACACGCTGGTAACCATCACTAAAGTGCGCGTAACCCCCGATCTGGCAATTGCACGTGTGTTTTTAAGCTTCTTTAACAACACCAATACGGCTGCGGCTTTAAGCACAGTAAAGCAACATTCATCAGAAATCCGTTACAAATTAGGCGCCCGCATTAAAGACCAGGTAAGGATCATTCCTCAGCTTGAATTTTTTGTTGATGATACCAATGAGTATGTTGAGCGCATGGATGCACTTTTCGATAAGATCAGTAAAGAACCCCGCCAACCCGATACCGAAGACGGAGAATAA
- a CDS encoding peptidoglycan DD-metalloendopeptidase family protein yields the protein MDKHGLLTDYLATNAHKISQVIPFNPESDRFYHFNFTENNQDLTAADIADTANFSKWIESKLRNYDCRYGIGGYMEHRTLYQRSALFNTADEPRRLHLGVDIWAPANTHIYAPLAGVIHSFQDNNHFGDYGPTIILQHDLNGLVLYSLYGHLSRVSLSGLKEGHLIESGQKIGELGYADENGSWPPHLHFQLMFDLQGMRGDYPGVGKYSEKDLLINNIPAPQILLQIPAANIIG from the coding sequence ATGGACAAACACGGCCTGCTTACTGATTACCTTGCTACAAATGCGCATAAAATAAGTCAGGTTATTCCGTTCAACCCGGAAAGCGACCGTTTTTATCATTTCAACTTTACCGAAAACAACCAGGATCTTACAGCTGCTGACATTGCTGATACAGCAAATTTCAGCAAGTGGATCGAAAGCAAACTGCGCAATTACGATTGCCGCTACGGTATTGGCGGCTATATGGAACATCGTACGCTTTACCAGCGCAGCGCTTTATTTAACACTGCCGATGAACCACGTCGGCTGCATCTGGGTGTAGATATTTGGGCACCGGCAAATACGCATATATATGCGCCATTGGCAGGTGTTATACATAGCTTTCAGGATAATAACCACTTCGGAGATTATGGCCCAACCATTATTTTGCAGCATGACCTTAATGGCTTAGTTCTTTACAGCCTTTATGGCCATCTGAGCCGTGTAAGTTTATCCGGATTAAAGGAAGGCCATCTCATTGAGTCCGGCCAGAAGATTGGCGAGCTTGGATATGCCGACGAGAATGGCAGCTGGCCACCGCACCTGCACTTCCAGCTGATGTTCGATCTTCAGGGCATGCGAGGCGATTATCCCGGCGTAGGCAAATATTCTGAAAAAGATCTGCTGATTAACAACATCCCCGCCCCACAAATACTTTTACAAATACCGGCAGCAAACATTATCGGCTAA
- a CDS encoding TonB family protein yields MKLRLAILLLFCACFTLKSKAQVTFKGGNASLAQFLSSHIIYPEYSRQNCIAATIQVSFKVDAKGNVNNVAVQQGLGIDLDDEALRVVKMTSGHWDVASGYNTNLNIVLPIRFDLDQTRCGSVNNASMAAAIASYKAQEALQDAVTNYYKNKYAGKADTTNEAQIIALKKQLGYDDEFISDLLDQANRRYKQGDKSGACEDWNFIRNIGSDRADKFIAQYCK; encoded by the coding sequence ATGAAGTTACGCTTAGCCATATTGCTCCTGTTCTGCGCATGCTTTACTTTAAAAAGCAAGGCCCAGGTTACCTTCAAAGGCGGTAATGCCAGCCTGGCGCAGTTTCTTTCAAGCCATATTATCTATCCCGAATATTCAAGGCAAAATTGTATTGCAGCCACCATACAGGTTAGCTTTAAAGTTGATGCCAAAGGCAACGTAAACAATGTAGCAGTACAGCAAGGTTTGGGTATTGATCTCGATGACGAAGCTTTACGCGTAGTTAAAATGACATCAGGCCATTGGGATGTAGCCAGCGGATATAATACCAATTTAAACATTGTATTGCCGATACGCTTTGACCTAGATCAAACACGCTGTGGCAGCGTTAATAATGCAAGCATGGCTGCTGCCATAGCCAGCTATAAGGCGCAGGAAGCCTTGCAGGATGCTGTGACCAACTATTATAAGAACAAGTACGCTGGCAAAGCTGATACCACCAACGAAGCGCAAATTATAGCACTAAAAAAGCAGCTTGGCTATGATGATGAATTCATCAGTGACCTGTTAGACCAGGCAAACCGCAGGTATAAACAGGGCGATAAATCCGGTGCCTGTGAGGACTGGAACTTTATCCGCAACATAGGCAGCGACAGAGCCGATAAGTTCATTGCCCAGTATTGCAAATAA
- a CDS encoding DUF1501 domain-containing protein: MKRRDFLKNSMLASGAFMLPAFLKPFEALAQSDLTGHKNLVVIQLSGGNDGLNTIIPYGNDIYYQKRATIGIKQADLITLNDMQGFNPNLSALKPIYDQGWMSIVNAVGYPNPDRSHFRSMDIWQTGSNSNEFLTTGWLGRYLDINRAAMPKDYAAIELDDTLSLALKGKTMSGMAVSDPYKLYQNTREPFFKNIVNEHDAQHLSEDNLGYLYKSMIDTYSAADYIQNTSKTYNVKAEYPHTPTGNQLRTVSKFINSGLQTRVYYVSQSGFDTHATQQVNQGKALKMYGDAVAAFINDLKQTGKLDDTLILTFSEFGRRVEQNASGGTDHGTASNIMLFGTKLQKPGICNDAPDLSDLDNGDLKYKVDFRDVYANILDKWLDVSNESVLNRKYDGIALV, translated from the coding sequence ATGAAAAGAAGAGATTTTTTAAAGAACTCCATGCTGGCTTCAGGTGCATTTATGCTTCCGGCGTTTTTAAAACCGTTTGAAGCATTGGCACAAAGCGATTTAACCGGTCATAAAAATCTGGTAGTGATACAGCTTTCGGGTGGCAACGATGGCTTAAATACAATTATCCCTTACGGTAACGATATTTATTACCAAAAGCGCGCTACTATAGGTATTAAGCAGGCTGATCTGATTACGCTGAATGATATGCAGGGTTTTAACCCTAATCTATCTGCGTTAAAACCAATTTATGACCAGGGTTGGATGAGTATTGTAAATGCTGTTGGCTATCCTAACCCCGACAGGTCGCACTTCCGTTCAATGGATATATGGCAAACGGGCAGCAATTCAAATGAGTTTTTGACTACTGGCTGGCTTGGCCGTTACCTTGACATCAACAGGGCTGCTATGCCAAAAGATTATGCTGCAATTGAGCTTGATGATACTTTGTCCCTTGCTTTAAAAGGTAAAACAATGAGTGGCATGGCCGTATCCGACCCCTATAAATTATATCAGAATACCCGCGAGCCATTCTTTAAAAACATTGTGAACGAGCATGATGCGCAGCACCTGAGCGAAGATAATCTCGGCTATCTGTATAAGTCAATGATAGATACTTACTCGGCTGCTGATTATATCCAGAATACTTCTAAAACTTATAATGTAAAAGCAGAATACCCGCATACGCCTACCGGTAATCAGTTACGTACCGTGTCTAAGTTTATTAACTCAGGGTTGCAAACAAGGGTATATTATGTTTCGCAAAGTGGTTTTGATACCCATGCTACACAGCAGGTTAATCAGGGCAAGGCTTTAAAGATGTATGGAGATGCGGTGGCTGCTTTTATTAACGACCTGAAACAAACCGGCAAACTGGATGATACGCTGATCCTGACATTTTCTGAATTTGGACGCCGTGTTGAACAAAATGCAAGTGGTGGTACCGACCACGGTACAGCCAGCAACATTATGCTTTTCGGCACCAAATTGCAAAAGCCGGGCATCTGCAACGATGCGCCTGACTTATCGGATCTGGATAATGGCGATTTAAAATATAAAGTAGATTTCAGGGATGTTTATGCCAATATCCTTGATAAGTGGCTTGATGTGAGCAATGAAAGTGTGCTGAACAGAAAATATGACGGCATAGCCCTGGTATAG
- a CDS encoding DUF1800 domain-containing protein has protein sequence MNTTRQIKHLYARAGFGIRFKDLHDHESVSVKKKVKELFKNAETVSPLNAVTENIDLRPKSDDPETKRQAQEDRNKQERALNVAWIKQMAFSDAQLREKMTLFWHNHFACNVGNFYYQQQINNVEREHALGNFKTLLINVSQTPAMLAFLNNQQNSKGHPNENFARELMELFTLGIGHYTEDDIKASARAFTGWRYTGKDGYRFQPYAHDEGMKTFMGKTANFCGEDIIDIILANKQTAKFISRKLYKYLVNDVPDEDHINQMADVFYNANYEIKPLLEFVFTADWFYDDKNIGVLIKSPAELLVSLSRQFYIDYQNPDVLLQFQRTMGQVLFRPPNVAGWPGGRNWIDSSSLMYRIKIASILLNGGVIDFTGKATPEDQAFLAATNRQQFNNAKRTQAFPDWNKFLSEIPLKEPREEIVAFMLEPPLNSVVLNAVNQAPDIKSMIIQVASTPEYQLC, from the coding sequence ATGAACACAACGAGGCAAATAAAACATCTTTACGCCCGAGCTGGTTTCGGGATCAGGTTTAAAGACCTTCATGATCACGAAAGTGTGTCTGTTAAAAAGAAAGTAAAAGAGCTGTTTAAAAACGCTGAAACAGTAAGCCCGCTTAATGCCGTAACCGAAAACATTGATCTGCGCCCGAAATCTGACGATCCGGAAACGAAAAGGCAGGCACAGGAAGATCGGAACAAACAGGAAAGAGCACTTAACGTTGCCTGGATAAAGCAAATGGCTTTTTCTGACGCGCAGCTGCGGGAGAAAATGACCTTGTTTTGGCATAATCACTTTGCATGTAACGTCGGTAACTTTTATTACCAGCAGCAGATAAATAATGTGGAGCGTGAGCATGCGCTCGGAAACTTTAAAACCCTTTTAATTAATGTTTCCCAAACCCCGGCAATGCTTGCTTTTTTGAATAATCAGCAAAACTCAAAAGGACACCCTAATGAGAATTTTGCCCGCGAGCTGATGGAACTTTTTACTTTGGGGATAGGGCATTATACCGAAGATGATATCAAAGCATCGGCAAGGGCATTTACCGGCTGGCGTTATACCGGAAAAGACGGATACCGCTTTCAGCCTTATGCTCATGACGAGGGCATGAAAACCTTTATGGGTAAAACCGCTAACTTTTGCGGCGAAGACATCATAGATATTATACTTGCTAACAAGCAAACGGCAAAATTTATCAGCCGTAAACTTTATAAGTACCTGGTAAATGATGTGCCCGATGAAGATCATATTAACCAGATGGCAGATGTTTTTTACAATGCCAATTATGAGATTAAACCGCTGCTGGAATTTGTATTTACAGCCGACTGGTTTTATGATGATAAAAATATCGGGGTACTGATCAAATCACCGGCAGAGTTGCTGGTATCATTAAGCCGTCAGTTTTATATCGATTATCAAAACCCCGACGTGCTGCTGCAGTTTCAGCGTACAATGGGGCAGGTGCTCTTCAGGCCGCCTAATGTAGCCGGATGGCCCGGCGGCAGAAACTGGATCGACAGTTCGTCGCTGATGTATCGGATTAAAATTGCATCTATATTGCTCAATGGTGGTGTAATTGACTTTACCGGCAAGGCTACGCCCGAAGATCAGGCGTTTTTGGCAGCTACCAACAGGCAACAATTCAACAATGCTAAGCGTACGCAGGCGTTTCCGGACTGGAACAAGTTTTTAAGCGAAATCCCGTTGAAAGAACCACGCGAAGAGATAGTTGCGTTTATGCTTGAACCGCCGCTAAACTCGGTTGTGCTGAACGCTGTTAACCAGGCGCCGGATATTAAATCAATGATTATACAGGTAGCTTCAACCCCAGAGTATCAACTCTGCTAA